The following proteins come from a genomic window of Tenebrio molitor chromosome 9, icTenMoli1.1, whole genome shotgun sequence:
- the LOC138138649 gene encoding uncharacterized protein: protein MGGIWEINVKSIKGHLKRTIGEVVLSYEELYTLLTRIEAVLNSRPLCPLSNDPNDLNPITPGHFLIGEPLTSISERDLTTTRINRLTQWQRVEQMRQHFWHRWQREYLVQNINRSKQLRGSGSRPSTPALEVGSMVILVEDNTPPLQWKLGRIVELHPGSDGVVRVVSVKTVNGIFKRATRKVCVLPANE, encoded by the coding sequence ATGGGCGGTATTTGGGAAATAAACGTAAAATCCATTAAAGGTCATTTAAAGAGAACAATTGGAGAAGTCGTGCTTTCCTACGAAGAATTGTATACCCTGTTAACAAGAATTGAAGCAGTCCTAAACTCCAGACCCTTGTGTCCCTTGAGTAACGATCCTAATGACCTTAATCCCATAACCCCTGGTCACTTCCTCATCGGAGAGCCATTAACTTCTATAAGCGAAAGAGATCTTACGACGACGAGGATCAACCGATTGACGCAATGGCAAAGAGTGGAACAGATGAGGCAGCACTTTTGGCACCGCTGGCAAAGGGAGTACCTTGTTCAAAACATCAATCGTTCCAAGCAGCTCCGTGGTTCCGGTTCCAGACCGTCTACCCCCGCCTTGGAAGTTGGTTCCATGGTGATTCTAGTTGAGGACAACACGCCGCCACTACAATGGAAATTGGGACGCATCGTAGAACTTCATCCCGGAAGTGACGGTGTTGTGCGCGTAGTGTCCGTAAAGACTGTCAATGGCATCTTCAAAAGAGCCACGCGAAAGGTGTGCGTTCTGCCAGCGAATGAATAG